A window of Pseudodesulfovibrio hydrargyri contains these coding sequences:
- a CDS encoding GNAT family N-acetyltransferase translates to MIRIRQATAGDEACVAEIIRASMLASYAHFLPEHQFRKILDMDRPARVARENASSFSLAEVGGAPAGALLLKENYVDHLWVRPEFMGLGVGSALLDHAEDRARRAGFGALTLDCLERNKKALSFYQTKGFAVERTYVATNYLAGENVRRMLKPL, encoded by the coding sequence ATGATCCGCATCCGCCAGGCCACGGCCGGGGACGAAGCATGCGTCGCGGAGATCATCCGCGCCTCCATGCTCGCCAGCTACGCGCATTTCCTGCCCGAGCACCAGTTCAGGAAGATTCTCGACATGGACCGCCCCGCCCGGGTGGCCCGCGAAAACGCCTCGAGCTTCAGCCTGGCCGAGGTCGGCGGCGCGCCGGCGGGCGCCCTGCTTCTCAAGGAAAACTATGTGGACCATCTGTGGGTCCGCCCTGAGTTCATGGGCCTGGGGGTGGGCTCGGCCCTGCTCGACCATGCCGAGGACCGCGCCCGCCGGGCCGGATTCGGCGCGCTGACCCTGGACTGCCTGGAGCGCAACAAGAAGGCGCTGAGTTTCTACCAAACCAAGGGGTTCGCCGTGGAGCGGACCTACGTCGCCACCAACTATCTGGCGGGCGAGAACGTCCGCCGCATGCTCAAGCCCCTCTAG
- a CDS encoding ATP-binding protein, protein MFELQRIRTRLGIVARVIACELDRVKDTLHYLACHTLELFKITPRDPALINAWLEREGFALGEDGFYLSLPDLNAFRAGRLPGGVMSYSWPPDRVDDPDARYRLFCHRNMGDLLRTLQERLPGTVWVYYQDATNTAIQYPYIDQITAITPDFQWSDYHTCASVCPEANPERLARWSPPHVDYAGQGLITAASIPIYENDEFIGLWSIDLRVDSLVRASVLAPAYPSQLTCVVGADGMVIAADRGVVADGMAKGKQAVISFNELHPAFAELDLREMLDQRQGCLSVGAEDDDFHVCWTDLHCMDWLCVTVLCRDDLLDTAKEQFRHAFDNLGLGRPDSSVGVDGLPPEFLELGEAYNHMVEKLNLARGDLQRQKAELARQKERAEAANAAKTFFLANMSHELRTPLNGIVGMHRLLQGTDLDREQAEYVDLAVQSVSRLTDLVGDILDLTRVESGKLTLNEGPFHLREILGFVGQLFAPSCQDKGITLDIHVDPAVPDVLVGDAVRFQQVVNNLVGNAIKFTDEGGVEVEAYALPGGTPDVCRVLFAVSDTGIGMDEAEMDELFEPFMQADSGYGRRFQGAGLGLSIVRRLVDLMGGSVDAASRPGLGTAFHFCLPFGLMGRDAEEALARPVPFCLPETGCTVLLAEDEPVNRMAIKAYLQKIGYAAAAVENGAEALRSLDQGDFGLVLMDIQMPVMDGLAAIRAIRSGEAGERNAEVPIVVLTAFALSGDREVFLEAGADDYLPKPVDLDRLAVVMNRLLAGEAAVGRSA, encoded by the coding sequence ATGTTCGAACTGCAACGCATACGCACGCGACTGGGGATCGTGGCCAGGGTCATCGCCTGCGAGCTGGACAGGGTCAAGGACACTCTGCACTACCTCGCCTGCCACACCCTGGAACTGTTCAAGATCACGCCGCGCGACCCGGCCCTGATAAACGCCTGGCTTGAGCGCGAGGGATTCGCCCTGGGCGAGGACGGGTTCTATCTGAGTCTGCCCGACCTCAACGCCTTTCGCGCGGGCCGGCTGCCCGGCGGCGTGATGAGCTATTCCTGGCCGCCGGACAGAGTCGACGACCCGGACGCCCGATACCGGCTCTTCTGCCACCGGAACATGGGCGATCTGCTGCGCACCCTGCAGGAACGGCTGCCCGGCACGGTGTGGGTCTACTACCAGGACGCGACCAACACGGCCATCCAGTATCCCTACATCGACCAGATCACGGCCATCACCCCGGATTTCCAGTGGTCCGATTACCACACCTGCGCCTCGGTCTGCCCCGAGGCCAACCCCGAGCGGCTGGCCCGCTGGTCGCCGCCGCACGTCGACTACGCCGGGCAGGGGTTGATCACCGCCGCCTCCATCCCCATCTACGAGAACGACGAGTTCATCGGCCTGTGGTCCATCGACCTGCGCGTGGACAGCCTGGTCCGGGCCTCGGTTCTGGCCCCGGCCTACCCCTCGCAGCTGACCTGCGTGGTCGGCGCGGACGGCATGGTCATCGCCGCCGACCGGGGCGTGGTGGCGGACGGCATGGCCAAGGGCAAGCAGGCCGTGATCTCCTTCAATGAACTGCATCCCGCCTTTGCCGAACTCGATCTCCGGGAGATGCTCGATCAGCGCCAGGGGTGCCTGTCCGTGGGGGCCGAGGACGACGATTTTCACGTCTGCTGGACGGATCTGCACTGCATGGACTGGCTGTGCGTCACGGTCCTGTGCCGGGACGACCTCCTGGACACGGCCAAGGAGCAGTTCCGCCACGCCTTCGACAACCTGGGGCTGGGCCGTCCCGATTCCTCGGTGGGCGTGGACGGGCTGCCCCCGGAGTTCCTGGAGCTGGGCGAGGCCTACAACCATATGGTCGAGAAGCTCAACCTGGCCCGGGGCGACCTCCAGCGCCAGAAGGCCGAGCTGGCCCGGCAAAAGGAGCGGGCCGAGGCCGCCAACGCGGCCAAGACGTTCTTCCTGGCCAACATGAGCCATGAGCTGCGCACACCGCTCAACGGCATCGTGGGCATGCACCGCCTGCTCCAGGGGACCGACCTGGACAGGGAGCAGGCCGAATACGTGGACCTGGCCGTGCAGTCCGTGTCCCGGCTGACCGACCTGGTCGGGGACATCCTGGACCTGACCCGCGTCGAGTCCGGCAAGCTGACCCTGAACGAGGGGCCGTTCCACCTGCGGGAGATACTTGGCTTCGTGGGCCAGCTCTTCGCCCCGTCCTGCCAGGACAAGGGCATCACCCTGGACATCCACGTGGATCCGGCCGTGCCCGACGTGCTGGTGGGCGACGCGGTGCGCTTCCAGCAGGTGGTCAACAACCTGGTGGGCAACGCGATCAAATTCACGGACGAGGGGGGCGTGGAGGTCGAGGCGTACGCCCTGCCGGGCGGAACCCCCGACGTCTGCCGGGTGCTTTTCGCCGTGTCCGACACCGGCATCGGCATGGACGAGGCGGAGATGGACGAACTCTTCGAACCGTTCATGCAGGCGGACAGCGGCTACGGCAGGCGGTTCCAGGGTGCGGGGCTCGGCCTGTCCATCGTCCGCCGCCTGGTGGACCTCATGGGCGGCAGCGTGGACGCGGCCAGCCGTCCCGGCCTGGGCACGGCCTTCCACTTTTGCCTGCCCTTCGGGCTGATGGGCCGCGACGCGGAGGAAGCCCTGGCCAGGCCGGTTCCGTTCTGCCTCCCCGAGACCGGGTGCACCGTGCTCCTGGCCGAGGACGAACCGGTCAACCGCATGGCCATCAAGGCGTATCTGCAAAAGATCGGGTATGCGGCCGCGGCCGTGGAGAACGGGGCCGAGGCCCTGCGCTCGCTCGATCAGGGGGATTTCGGACTGGTGCTCATGGACATCCAGATGCCGGTCATGGACGGGCTCGCGGCCATCCGGGCCATCCGGTCCGGCGAGGCCGGGGAGCGGAACGCGGAGGTCCCCATCGTGGTCCTGACCGCCTTTGCCCTGTCCGGGGACCGCGAGGTCTTTCTCGAGGCCGGGGCCGACGACTACCTGCCCAAGCCCGTGGACCTGGACCGGCTGGCCGTGGTCATGAACCGGCTGTTGGCCGGGGAAGCGGCGGTCGGCCGGTCCGCCTAG
- a CDS encoding DNA repair protein RecN, whose protein sequence is MLELLRIRNLALIEDAELEFSPGLNALTGETGAGKSFIMRAVDFLMGERMDKKLVRPGTEKATVEALFVLPEGETVIRRELSAETGRSRVFVNDTLSSQPTIRDMAARLVIHTSQHGQQKLLSPAFQSEILDSFLPDQSLLAARSDQLAALNDVLERKRRLSEKFDDLQKQREFLEFQKKEIETVDPQPDEENDLEERKKILKDRERAGECLQNALDILHGEVGLLDAMTLLNREVEIIARLFPGFEEDREAIGELRMRLHDMDSRLRRGPSDFDDDDPMSLDDIEARLFELAKLKRKLRRGLDEIVDMKAEIDESLSFLDACALDMKNLSREEDLAAAALKETLASLNKARKKAAGELAIRIVDELTDLGFSEHVKVHFEFDARELYPGCDDMRGRLMWVPNPGQPAQPLDKIASGGELSRFLLALVTMRGHGNADGEENDARPSLIFDEVDAGIGGLTLNSVGKKLRALADRQQMLLITHWPQLARMADRHFLIKKEVVDNATYTRCERLDNDEIKCELARMAGGGEQGAALAEKLCK, encoded by the coding sequence ATGCTCGAACTGCTGCGCATCCGTAACCTGGCCCTCATCGAGGACGCCGAACTGGAGTTCTCCCCCGGCCTGAACGCCCTGACCGGCGAAACCGGCGCGGGCAAGTCCTTCATCATGCGGGCCGTGGACTTCCTCATGGGCGAGCGCATGGACAAGAAACTCGTCCGGCCCGGCACGGAAAAGGCCACGGTGGAGGCGCTCTTCGTCCTGCCCGAGGGCGAGACCGTGATCCGCCGCGAGCTGTCCGCCGAGACCGGACGCAGCCGGGTGTTCGTCAACGACACCCTGTCCTCCCAGCCGACCATCCGCGACATGGCCGCCCGGCTGGTCATCCACACCTCCCAGCACGGGCAGCAGAAGCTCCTCTCCCCGGCCTTCCAGTCCGAAATCCTCGACTCCTTCCTGCCGGACCAGTCCCTGCTGGCCGCGCGCAGCGACCAGCTCGCCGCGCTTAACGACGTGCTCGAACGCAAGCGCCGCCTGTCCGAAAAATTCGACGACCTGCAAAAGCAGCGGGAGTTCCTGGAGTTCCAGAAAAAGGAAATCGAGACCGTGGACCCGCAGCCGGACGAGGAGAACGACCTGGAGGAACGCAAGAAAATCCTCAAGGACCGCGAACGCGCGGGCGAGTGCCTGCAGAACGCCCTGGACATCCTGCACGGCGAGGTCGGCCTGCTCGACGCCATGACGCTCCTGAACCGCGAGGTGGAGATCATCGCCCGGCTCTTCCCCGGGTTCGAGGAGGACCGCGAGGCCATCGGGGAACTGCGCATGCGCCTGCACGACATGGATTCCCGGCTGCGACGCGGCCCGTCGGATTTCGACGACGACGATCCCATGTCCCTGGACGACATCGAGGCGCGCCTGTTCGAACTGGCCAAGCTCAAACGCAAATTGCGCCGGGGCCTGGATGAAATCGTTGACATGAAGGCCGAAATCGACGAAAGCCTCTCCTTCCTCGACGCCTGCGCCCTGGACATGAAGAATCTCTCCCGCGAGGAGGACCTGGCGGCAGCCGCCCTCAAGGAGACCCTTGCGAGCCTGAACAAGGCCCGCAAGAAGGCCGCCGGGGAGCTGGCCATCCGCATTGTGGACGAGCTGACCGACCTCGGCTTTTCCGAGCACGTCAAGGTCCACTTCGAGTTCGACGCGCGCGAGCTCTACCCGGGCTGCGACGACATGCGCGGACGGCTCATGTGGGTGCCCAACCCGGGCCAGCCCGCCCAGCCGCTCGACAAGATCGCCTCGGGCGGCGAGCTCTCCCGGTTCCTGCTCGCCCTGGTGACCATGCGCGGCCACGGCAACGCGGACGGCGAGGAAAACGACGCCCGGCCCTCGCTCATCTTCGACGAGGTGGACGCGGGCATCGGCGGGCTGACGCTCAACTCCGTGGGCAAGAAGCTGCGCGCCCTGGCCGACCGCCAGCAGATGCTGCTCATCACCCACTGGCCGCAGCTCGCCCGCATGGCCGACCGCCACTTCCTGATCAAGAAGGAGGTCGTGGACAACGCCACCTACACCCGGTGCGAACGGCTGGACAACGACGAGATCAAATGCGAACTGGCCCGCATGGCCGGAGGCGGCGAACAGGGCGCGGCCCTGGCCGAAAAACTATGTAAGTAG